A window of Belonocnema kinseyi isolate 2016_QV_RU_SX_M_011 chromosome 9, B_treatae_v1, whole genome shotgun sequence contains these coding sequences:
- the LOC117180852 gene encoding nucleolar complex protein 4 homolog B gives MAGPGMSSSQKITTRLLRQKAQDFMLSRKHANNLVDIIGQWDESSTSCILILESIFVQVLKRGDMYQEKTISLAISEPSPEARYVSWLRNCYEEIWEKLLTSIERCRPAVQLQALSTGIKLTAEEGKFPLEPIGDLNYYFPLHRLKPLLMALLSPEKDNANLIARFEEISNYPDALYYTYKCLPSLTPKRQPREIYIKNLLELIHKLPLQKDMEEGESSKNKELLCGPQQGSVFTWDYSNARRALNKVWACVMHWELTPQLHKQLLIVLLERVMPHLEKAVLLTDFLMDSLDADGPIGLLALQGVFILVTKHNLEYPNIFTKLYSMFEPEIFHTKYKARLFYLSDLFLSSTHLPEALVAAFAKRLSRLTLVAPAEDIIIILLFVGNLLLRHPGLKRLIDHPQNGEVVSEEGAGAGDPFLMEERDPLRSNALLSSLWEIKALQCHILPSVATAARFIRDPLPSVEYDMATALERTGGHIFERELKNKVKDIMLTFERPTSMALPKGERLLQYWQLTTMH, from the exons ATGGCGGGTCCCGGTATGTCCTCGTCGCAAAAAATTACGACGAGGCTTTTGCGTCAGAAGGCCCAAGATTTCATGTTGTCAAGAAAACATGCCAACAACCTGGTGGATATCATCGGCCAGTGGGAT GAGTCCAGTACTTCCTGCATTCTCATCCTGGAGTCGATCTTTGTCCAGGTTCTCAAGCGAGGTGATATGTACCAGGAAAAAACGATATCATTGGCCATTTCTG AACCAAGTCCCGAGGCAAGATACGTGAGTTGGTTGCGTAACTGTTACGAGGAAATTTGGGAAAAGCTGCTAACTTCAATTGAAAGATGTCGACCTGCAGTTCAACTTCAAGCTCTGTCGACGGGCATCAAATTAACTGCAGAAGAAGGGAAGTTCCCGTTGGAGCCCATTGGAGATCTAAATTATTACTTTCCATTGCATCGATTAAAACCTTTGCTGATGGCGCTTTTGTCTCCAGAAAAAGACAATGCTAATTTAATTGCCAGATTTGAAGAAATCTCTAACTACCCTGACGCCCTTTATTATACGTACAAATGCCTTCCGTCACTTACTCCAAAGAGACAGCCTCGAGAAAtttatattaagaatttattaGAACTCATACACAAGTTGCCTTTACAAAAAGATATGGAAG AAGGAGAGTCGTCTAAAAACAAGGAACTGTTATGTGGACCTCAGCAAG GTTCAGTTTTCACGTGGGATTATTCGAATGCGAGGCGAGCCTTGAACAAAGTATGGGCATGTGTAATGCACTGGGAATTGACGCCTCAGTTACATAAACAACTTCTTATCGTTTTGCTAGAAAGGGTCATGCCCCATCTCGAAAAAGCAGTATTACTAACAGATTTTCTAATGGATTCTTTGGATGCCGATGGTCCCATCGGTCTTCTTGCTCTGCAAGGAGTCTTTATTCTGGTCACAAAACATAACCTGGAGTACCCGAACATATTTACTAAGCTGTATTCTATGTTCGAACCAGAAATCTTTCACACAAAGTACAAGGCTCGATTGTTCTATCTCTCTGATCTTTTCCTTAGTTCTAC acatTTGCCAGAAGCTTTGGTGGCTGCATTTGCTAAACGGTTGTCACGGTTAACTCTGGTGGCGCCGGCTGAGGACATCATCATAATTCTACTTTTCGTGGGCAATCTTCTTCTGAGGCATCCTGGACTAAAGCGCCTGATAGATCATCCACAAAATGGAGAAGTAGTTTCGGAAGAAGGAGCCGGTGCAGGAGATCCTTTCTTGATGGAGGAACGTGATCCCCTCCGAAGCAATGCACTTCTCAGCAGCCTCTGGGAAATCAAAGCCCTGCAGTGCCATATTTTACCTAGTGTTGCAACAGCGGCGAGATTTATTCGCGATCCACTGCCTTCCGTGGAATATGATATGGCGACCGCTCTTGAGCGAACCGGTGGACACATATTCGAacgtgaattaaaaaacaaagtaaaaGATATTATGCTAACTTTCGAACGACCAACCTCGATGGCTTTACCAAAAGGCGAAAGACTACTTCAGTACTGGCAACTCACAACTATGCACTGA